The genomic interval CGCAACGAACGGCAATGAGGCAATAGATGTCCTGAAGAAAAATTCCGTTGACGCTGTCATAATGGATATTAAGATGCCGCGGATGGACGGGATCGAAGCCATGCGCAAGCTAAAAGATCTGAAACCCACACTTAAAATCCTAGTAACCAGCGGATATAAAAGCGTAGAGACTGCCATGGAGGCTGTTAGCGCAGGCGCCTCCGATTATATAGTAAAACCTTTCGATCGTAACAATATCTCAAAAACTATAGAGAAGCTGTTGCTCTAATTTTGCTATTTAGCTTTATTAAATCTCAGATGGAACACCGCCCCTTCCCCCTCTTTACTCTCCACCGATATATTA from Candidatus Omnitrophota bacterium carries:
- a CDS encoding response regulator, producing MKKTILICDDEEGIRESLKLILEKDYRLLFATNGNEAIDVLKKNSVDAVIMDIKMPRMDGIEAMRKLKDLKPTLKILVTSGYKSVETAMEAVSAGASDYIVKPFDRNNISKTIEKLLL